In Sphingobacterium sp. lm-10, one DNA window encodes the following:
- a CDS encoding DNA sulfur modification protein DndB encodes MKIPALRAELGGRTYYIATLTFQQVNDYVERVDDELHKSESLKDLIQRSITNNYMSIKDYILHQDERFFNSLILAVYDDYPTWSEVELRYDDQSSYQVGLLDFPAKHKIFPVDGQHRVEGIKAAIKENPKLKEEKIAAIFIGHKNDANGKQSTRRLFTTLNRYAKPVSFDDTIALDEDDTVAIVTRELLEEHKLFQGKRIIYAKQKAIPSNNFNAITSIITLYQCNIELFKAWHYRSKKKKATAKVLAEYLKFRKSKEEIADVKKHIFDFWNTFCNELYVIQKYLKNSEPYAKHLRNNENGGHLLFRPVGLLPFIKAISEIQILKNTNYTSILSTFNKIDLNLSSIPWQKVVWDSATKRMIMNSSTLTQMLMVYKFDSKLISGAKLGKLEKEYASKIDYDGKVSEVLKRIK; translated from the coding sequence ATGAAAATCCCAGCACTAAGAGCAGAATTAGGTGGTAGAACTTATTATATTGCTACCCTGACATTTCAACAAGTAAATGACTATGTTGAGCGAGTTGATGATGAACTTCACAAATCTGAAAGCTTAAAAGATTTAATACAAAGAAGTATTACAAACAACTACATGAGTATAAAAGACTATATACTTCATCAAGATGAGCGGTTTTTTAACTCTTTGATATTAGCTGTGTATGATGACTATCCTACATGGAGTGAAGTCGAATTACGGTATGATGATCAAAGCTCCTACCAAGTAGGACTTTTGGATTTCCCAGCGAAACACAAGATCTTCCCCGTAGATGGTCAGCATCGTGTAGAAGGAATAAAAGCCGCTATTAAAGAGAATCCAAAATTAAAAGAAGAAAAAATTGCGGCAATTTTTATTGGCCATAAAAATGACGCGAATGGTAAACAAAGCACAAGGCGACTATTTACCACACTGAATAGATACGCCAAACCAGTATCTTTCGATGACACTATTGCTTTAGACGAAGATGACACAGTTGCAATAGTGACCAGAGAATTATTAGAAGAACACAAGCTATTTCAAGGCAAAAGAATTATTTACGCTAAGCAAAAGGCGATACCTTCAAATAATTTCAATGCCATTACCTCGATTATAACACTTTACCAGTGCAATATAGAATTATTTAAAGCATGGCATTATCGATCCAAAAAGAAAAAAGCAACTGCGAAAGTCTTAGCCGAATATCTAAAATTCAGGAAATCTAAAGAGGAAATAGCAGATGTGAAAAAACACATATTTGACTTTTGGAATACATTCTGTAATGAGTTATATGTAATTCAAAAATATCTTAAAAATAGCGAGCCTTATGCTAAACACTTACGAAATAATGAAAATGGTGGTCATTTATTATTTCGCCCAGTTGGTTTATTACCATTTATAAAAGCAATTTCCGAAATACAGATATTAAAAAACACGAATTACACAAGTATATTGTCCACGTTTAATAAAATAGATTTAAATCTATCATCTATTCCTTGGCAAAAGGTCGTTTGGGATTCAGCCACTAAAAGAATGATCATGAATTCCTCTACGTTAACCCAAATGCTGATGGTATATAAATTCGATAGTAAATTAATCTCCGGCGCAAAGCTGGGTAAATTAGAAAAAGAATATGCCTCCAAAATCGATTATGATGGAAAGGTCTCCGAGGTGTTGAAACGAATCAAGTAA
- a CDS encoding phosphoadenosine phosphosulfate reductase has translation MVNSTNKVRHVLGISGGKDSAALAIYMKDNYPDLDIEYYTADTGKELTETYQLINNLEVYLGKKIIRLAAFSDSVEAPFDHKLKSLGGFLPNTKHRWCTKSLKLDVFEKFVGDDPVISYVGIRGDEDREGYISTKSTIQSIFPFRESIWSQDIVAKILDNRKINDRLEWAEKNVDADKVVRFLEVLGRPVGELYSKDEKLSQILDLGITYYNRLAFDVAKQEGYPVGKLDQPFSLLDNKDVLKLEDIYRLLEESGVGIPAYYNKIEFEIDGEKATYNRSRSGCYFCFFQQKIEWVWLYEQHPDLFAQAMEYERGDFSWNQDEPLEKLILPDRIVNIKREYIKRQKRLQKSDKPKSSKLMDILMSASEEEIGCASCFI, from the coding sequence ATGGTAAATAGTACAAACAAAGTGAGGCATGTGTTAGGGATATCCGGAGGGAAGGATTCTGCGGCTTTGGCTATCTATATGAAAGATAATTATCCAGATCTAGATATCGAATATTACACTGCTGACACGGGAAAAGAGTTAACAGAAACTTATCAACTGATTAACAATCTTGAGGTTTATCTAGGAAAGAAAATTATTCGACTTGCAGCCTTTTCAGATAGTGTCGAAGCTCCGTTCGACCATAAGTTGAAAAGTTTAGGGGGCTTTCTGCCAAATACAAAACATCGTTGGTGCACGAAGAGTCTAAAGTTAGACGTATTTGAGAAGTTTGTGGGCGATGATCCCGTAATTTCGTACGTGGGTATACGTGGTGATGAAGACCGGGAGGGATATATTTCTACTAAATCGACAATACAATCTATATTTCCATTTAGGGAGAGTATATGGAGCCAAGATATCGTTGCCAAGATATTGGACAATCGCAAGATCAATGACAGGCTGGAATGGGCGGAGAAAAATGTCGATGCAGATAAAGTGGTTCGCTTTCTAGAGGTTTTAGGTCGTCCAGTAGGTGAGCTCTATTCGAAAGATGAGAAGCTTAGCCAGATTTTGGATTTAGGCATTACTTATTATAACAGATTAGCTTTTGACGTGGCCAAGCAAGAGGGCTATCCGGTAGGTAAGCTAGATCAACCGTTTTCTCTTCTTGACAATAAGGATGTGCTGAAATTGGAGGATATCTACAGACTGTTGGAGGAGAGCGGCGTCGGTATTCCTGCCTATTACAATAAGATCGAGTTTGAGATTGACGGTGAGAAGGCTACTTACAATAGAAGCAGATCTGGTTGTTACTTTTGCTTTTTCCAACAAAAGATAGAGTGGGTCTGGTTATACGAACAACATCCCGACTTATTTGCGCAAGCAATGGAGTATGAACGTGGTGATTTCTCATGGAATCAAGATGAGCCTTTAGAAAAGTTGATACTACCCGACAGGATTGTAAATATCAAGCGTGAATACATTAAGCGTCAGAAAAGACTGCAAAAATCCGATAAGCCTAAAAGTTCTAAGCTTATGGATATCCTCATGTCTGCTTCAGAAGAAGAGATCGGATGTGCAAGCTGTTTTATTTAA
- a CDS encoding DUF4007 family protein, with amino-acid sequence MRKLSFSGHETFACKIYWLKKGYDFVRAGKRFTDSDAVVDLGVGKNMVASIRFWLKAFGLLSDDDQLTEFADFVFGKNGVDPYLEDPLTLWLLHYQLMKSGKSSIYPLVFNELRRQKNEFTKYRLLNFLKRKIEEQKATFSDATLNSDIKVFFANYTKLGSNDVEDAYSTILFELGLINNYQRLDHDDKPLDVYTFNTREKNIPIEALLFVLLDRGSYGSSISVNHLANDFNSVGNTFLLTESAIIELLHDISSEYGSYSETAGNPVLQLTKDLNKFNVLNNYYKLTYAGV; translated from the coding sequence ATGAGGAAATTATCATTTTCAGGGCACGAAACGTTTGCGTGCAAAATATATTGGTTAAAAAAAGGCTATGATTTCGTTAGAGCGGGTAAGAGATTTACCGATAGTGACGCAGTAGTAGATCTTGGCGTTGGAAAAAATATGGTCGCTTCTATTCGTTTTTGGCTAAAGGCTTTTGGATTGTTAAGCGACGATGATCAGTTGACAGAATTTGCGGATTTTGTTTTCGGGAAAAATGGGGTTGATCCCTATTTAGAGGATCCGTTAACACTTTGGCTTTTGCATTATCAACTGATGAAAAGCGGTAAATCATCTATTTATCCTCTCGTATTTAATGAACTGAGAAGACAGAAAAACGAATTTACTAAATATCGTCTTTTAAACTTTTTAAAAAGAAAAATTGAGGAGCAGAAAGCAACTTTTAGCGATGCAACTTTAAACTCTGATATTAAAGTTTTTTTTGCTAATTATACCAAACTCGGGAGCAATGATGTGGAAGATGCTTACAGTACCATATTATTTGAGCTGGGCTTGATCAATAACTATCAGAGGTTAGATCATGACGACAAGCCCCTCGATGTTTACACATTCAACACGAGAGAGAAGAATATCCCTATTGAAGCGCTTCTGTTTGTGTTGTTGGATAGAGGATCTTATGGTAGCTCTATCAGTGTTAATCATCTCGCCAACGATTTTAACTCTGTTGGCAATACCTTCTTATTGACCGAGTCTGCTATCATTGAGTTGTTGCACGATATATCTTCCGAATATGGTAGTTATTCCGAAACCGCTGGTAATCCAGTCCTTCAATTGACTAAAGATTTGAATAAGTTCAACGTTTTAAATAACTATTATAAATTGACGTATGCAGGTGTTTAA
- a CDS encoding cysteine desulfurase family protein: MPNNNFIYLDNNATTPLDPKVLEVMMPYLTDMYGNASSSHRMGKQLKKAVDRARGQMGDLIDVNAEDIYFTAGATEAINLALQGLPEKNGKSKHIITVKTEHPAVLDTCRYLETIGVEVTYLSVNSFGLIDFAELKDAFKDSTVLVCVMHVNNETGVIQDIEAIADIAHENGALFMTDGTQAVGKLPIEASDYIDVLTFSAHKFYGPKGIGGLYVNPRIKLKTMLYGGGHERGLRSGTLNVPGIVGLGKAAEVAQYDMLPDSNRIARLRDILETQLLKIEGAYVNGSKGSRIYNTSNMRFERVDNDALLMVLNEICVSNGSACHSFVMEPSHVLLSMGCSTEQANTAIRFSLGRFNTGEEVKQTIAMVQKAVVQLRSMAC, from the coding sequence ATGCCGAACAATAACTTTATCTATCTGGATAACAATGCCACTACACCTCTGGATCCTAAGGTATTGGAGGTGATGATGCCGTATTTGACAGATATGTATGGCAACGCCTCGAGCAGTCATCGGATGGGGAAGCAATTGAAAAAAGCTGTCGATCGAGCGCGTGGGCAAATGGGTGATTTAATTGATGTCAATGCAGAAGATATCTATTTCACTGCCGGAGCGACGGAGGCGATTAATCTTGCACTTCAAGGACTGCCTGAGAAAAATGGAAAGTCGAAACATATTATCACCGTAAAAACAGAGCATCCCGCGGTATTGGATACCTGTCGATATTTGGAAACGATAGGGGTAGAAGTCACTTATCTTTCGGTTAATTCGTTTGGGCTTATTGACTTTGCTGAGTTGAAAGATGCTTTTAAAGACAGTACCGTATTGGTCTGTGTGATGCACGTAAATAATGAGACGGGCGTTATACAAGACATCGAGGCCATCGCCGATATAGCCCATGAAAACGGAGCATTATTTATGACTGACGGTACACAGGCGGTGGGCAAGTTACCTATCGAGGCCAGCGACTATATCGATGTGCTGACTTTTTCTGCGCATAAGTTTTATGGTCCCAAAGGGATAGGAGGGCTTTATGTTAATCCGCGTATTAAGTTGAAGACAATGCTATATGGTGGTGGACACGAGCGCGGGCTGCGAAGCGGTACGTTGAATGTACCAGGGATTGTGGGCTTAGGAAAAGCTGCTGAAGTGGCGCAGTACGATATGTTGCCAGATAGCAATAGAATAGCGCGTTTACGGGATATATTGGAAACTCAACTTTTAAAGATAGAAGGTGCGTACGTCAATGGTTCCAAAGGATCGCGTATTTATAACACGAGTAATATGCGTTTTGAGAGGGTAGACAATGATGCACTTTTAATGGTATTAAATGAAATTTGCGTATCCAACGGTTCGGCGTGTCATTCCTTTGTGATGGAGCCGTCGCATGTATTACTTTCAATGGGTTGTAGTACCGAACAAGCGAATACGGCTATCCGATTTAGCTTGGGACGATTCAATACAGGCGAGGAAGTCAAACAGACGATAGCAATGGTACAGAAAGCGGTTGTACAGCTGCGGTCAATGGCATGCTAG